TTCTTGCCGCTGTCGTCGCCCTTGTAGGTCAGCGAATAGATCAGCAGGAAATTGGCGCTGGCCTGCTCTACCTGCAGCCCCATCTGCATCACCGATGCGGGCAGTCTGGCCTCGGCCTTCTTGATGCGGTTCTGCACTTCGACCTGGGCCAGCGCGGGATCGGTACCAGGCGCGAAGGTGGCAGTGATTTCGGCCAGACCCGTGGCGCCGCTGGACGAGTCGAAGTACAGCAGACCCTTGGTGCCATTGAGCTCCTCCTCGATGACGCTGGTCACCGACTCCATTACCGTGGTGGCCGATGCCCCCGGATAGGTTGCAGAGATGGAGATCTGCGGCGGAGCCACGTTGGGAAACTGCGCCACTGGCAAAACCGGGATCGCCAGCAGGCCGGCAAGCAGGATGAAGATCGCGACCACCCAGGCCAGCTTGGGGCGATCAATAAAAAACCGGGACATTATCTATCCTTGAATAAGGCTTGTCGTTTTGGCATTCAGCGCTTGCAGGAGCGACGCATATTGCTCATTTTTTTACAGTGGCTTCCGCGTCTTTGACGGCGTCGGCGACATTTGCAGCGGCAGCCCTGATCTGCACCTTGGTGCCGGGCACGGCTGCAGCCAGGCCTCCGACCAACACCCTGGCGTTTTCCTTCAGGCCCTCGGTGATATGCCACTCGGATCCGTACATGGCGCCAGCGCTCACCTTCTGGGACTGCACAACGTTGTGCTCGTCGAGCACCAGCACATGGGCCATTCCATCGCTGCCGCGCTGCACCGCACGCTGAGGCACGAGAATGGCTGCGGGATCCTCACCCATCCCCAGGGTCACACGCACATACATGCCGGGCAACAGCAGGCCATCCTTGTTGGGAAATTCACCACGCAGCGCAAGCTGGCCGGTGCCGCGATCCACCGTCACATCCGAAAACAGCATGCGACCCTGGCGCTTCTCGTCCAGACCGTCCGCCATCAGCGTCACGGAAGCACTGCTCTGCGACTGCGCCCCCTGCTGCTGTGAACGCAAGCGCGTGGCCAGCGCTGCGGTCTGACGGAAATCGGCATAAATGGGGTCAAGCTGCTGTATTACCGCCATCGGTGTGGCCTCCCCCTGGCCGACCAGGGCGCCTTCGGTCACCAGCGCACGGCCGATGCGGCCCGCAATCGGGGCTCTGACCGTCGCATAGTCCAGGTTCAGGCGTGCCGCCTCTACTTCGGCCTGAGCCGATTGACGCGTGGCCATGGCACTGTGCAGCGCAGCCTTGGCGCTGTCGAAATCCTGGCGGCTGACGGCTTCCTGCGCCACCAGCGGCTCGTAACGGCGCACCACGGACTGCGCTTCAGACAGCGCGGCCTCGGCTCGTGCCAGCTCGCCCCGGGCCCGCGACAGCGCCGCGCGCAGCGGTGCCGGATCGATGTTGAACAGCACCTCGCCGGCCTTCACATCGGAGCCCTCTTTGAAGTTGCGGCT
This window of the Comamonas testosteroni genome carries:
- a CDS encoding efflux RND transporter periplasmic adaptor subunit, yielding MKKNSQNVRAWPALAALAAAMMLAGCIQSEAGSPPQELPLVDVVTIKPRALSLSAELPGRIEPVRVAEVRARVPGIVLSRNFKEGSDVKAGEVLFNIDPAPLRAALSRARGELARAEAALSEAQSVVRRYEPLVAQEAVSRQDFDSAKAALHSAMATRQSAQAEVEAARLNLDYATVRAPIAGRIGRALVTEGALVGQGEATPMAVIQQLDPIYADFRQTAALATRLRSQQQGAQSQSSASVTLMADGLDEKRQGRMLFSDVTVDRGTGQLALRGEFPNKDGLLLPGMYVRVTLGMGEDPAAILVPQRAVQRGSDGMAHVLVLDEHNVVQSQKVSAGAMYGSEWHITEGLKENARVLVGGLAAAVPGTKVQIRAAAANVADAVKDAEATVKK